GGCCGAATTCGACCTCGACCGAGCGCAGCGGCAGGCCGAGCGCGACGATGTCGCGGCGGATGATCTCGAGCGCGGGCTCCATCAGGTCGTAGCGCTGCTCGGTCAGATATTGGTAGCCCTGCGACAACAGGCTCACCGACGGCGGCCTGCCGGGCTGGCCGGCATCCTCCGGCGCCATGTGGGCGTCGTCGAGCTTGAACAGATGGAATTCGACCTCGAGCCCGGCCACGAAGTCGTAGCCGCGGCTCGCGAGCTGATCGAGCACCTTGCGGTAGAGATTGCGGGTGGCGAACGGCACCGGCCGTCCGTCGCTGAAATAGAGGTCGCAGAGCAGCCAGCCGGTGTTGGGCGTCCACGGCAGCACGCGGAACGTGGTGGGATCGGCGACCATCAGCACGTCGGCCGCGCCCTCCATCTCCTTCATGCCGAAGCCGCCGCCGGCGGTGAACACCGGGAACACCGTCTTGTGCGAGGTGTCCTTGGCCAGCATCGTCGTGGTGATGGAGCAGCCGCCCTCGAGCGAGCGCACGGCTTCGCTTGCGATCAGCGTCTTGCCGCGCGGGATGCCATGCTGGTCGGGAAACGACAGCCTGACGACTTCGAGGTTGTTCTCCTCGACGATGCGGCGGAGGCGCTCTGCGGCCTCCTTCTGCTCGTTCGACCACAGGCCGTGGCGCTCGACGAAGCTCACAGCGTCACTCCTTTGTCCGATCAGTCGTCATTGCGAGGAGCGCAGCGACGAAGCAATCCATGCCTCCACAAGCGGCGCGATGGATTGCTTCGCTTCGCTCGCAATGACGGAGAATGGCCATCACTCGGCCGCGGTCAAATGATGCACCTTGCCGGCGATCTCGCGCGGCACGGGGGCGGCCCACGGCGCGCCGCGGCGGCGTTTGACGTCGACCTCCATCCAGTAGAGCTCCCAGCCCTGTGTCGGGCCGATGCCGTCCATCGTCGCCGGGCCCTGGATGCTGCGCGCGGTGGCGTCGTCGAGGAACAGCATCGGCTTCTCGCCGCCCGCGACCTTCTCGATCTCCTGCCGCAGCAGCCGGCGATACTGCACGATCGCCTTGTCGCTCTGGCCGAGATGCTCGTTGGTGCGATCCTGGATCGGGCCCATCGACTCCACCGCCCACTGGTCGTGAACGTTGATGTCGGTGCCCATGCCGGTGTAGGTCGCGGTTGCCTGCTCGTGCGGGTCGAAGCCGTAGTCGTTGGTCTTGTTCTTCCGCGACTTGTAGTCGGGCAGCTCGTAGAGCTCGAGCCGCTGGTCGCGCATCTTCTGTTTGTCGACCGGCGCCGTGTAGCTGGTGAAGATCGCGTACCAGTAGCAATTCTCGTCGTCGATCGGCACGTGCCACTGCGTGATGGTCATCTCGGTCGACATCGGGATGACGAAGCCGTGCGGAAACAGCTGGTTGGTCACGCGCACATGGGTGCGCTCCTCGTCGAGCTCGCGCAGTGCGATCAGGCGCAGGCCGTATTCGGTGTGCTCGACATTGATGATCGGCCGATCATATTCGCGCAGGACCTTGGTCATCGGCATGTCGCTGCCGGCCGACGCGCCGCGGAATTGTTTTCCGTAGGCGGCCGAGGTGTCCTCGTCCTCGAAGAAGCGATGCAGATAGGAGGCGTGCGCCGGGTCGATGCCGACCTCGAGCGCCTGCAGCCAGTTGCAGTTCATGTGGCCCTTGAAGGCAAAGGTGTGGCTGTCGGGCGCGACGAAGCAGTCGATCTCCGGAAATGCCGGCGGTTCGCCTTCGCCGAGATAAGCCCAGAGAATGCCGCTCTTCTCGACCACCGGATAGGAGCGCTGCTTGATGCCCTTGCAGAGCTGCGATCCAACAGGCTCGGCCGGCGTCTCGATGCACTGGCCGCTCGCGTCGAATAGCCAGCCATGGAAGGCGCAGCGCAGGCCGCCATTCTCCAGCCGGCCGAAGGCGAGGTCGGCGCCGCGATGCGCGCA
The DNA window shown above is from Bradyrhizobium sp. ISRA464 and carries:
- a CDS encoding aromatic ring-hydroxylating dioxygenase subunit alpha codes for the protein MMSQEQNDLITRTGAKDPCGRLMRMYWQPAALVDELQGARPVRPVRLLGENLVLFRGEDGRYGLIDRHCAHRGADLAFGRLENGGLRCAFHGWLFDASGQCIETPAEPVGSQLCKGIKQRSYPVVEKSGILWAYLGEGEPPAFPEIDCFVAPDSHTFAFKGHMNCNWLQALEVGIDPAHASYLHRFFEDEDTSAAYGKQFRGASAGSDMPMTKVLREYDRPIINVEHTEYGLRLIALRELDEERTHVRVTNQLFPHGFVIPMSTEMTITQWHVPIDDENCYWYAIFTSYTAPVDKQKMRDQRLELYELPDYKSRKNKTNDYGFDPHEQATATYTGMGTDINVHDQWAVESMGPIQDRTNEHLGQSDKAIVQYRRLLRQEIEKVAGGEKPMLFLDDATARSIQGPATMDGIGPTQGWELYWMEVDVKRRRGAPWAAPVPREIAGKVHHLTAAE